In the genome of Segatella copri, one region contains:
- a CDS encoding AAA family ATPase, giving the protein MAEAIDIRELNIRIEQQSQFVTNLVMGMNKVIVGQKHLVDCLLIGLLSDGHILLEGVPGLAKTLAIKTLSQLVSADYSRIQFTPDLLPADVVGTQIYSQKDEAFHVKRGPVFANFVLADEINRAPAKVQSALLEAMQEHQVTIGEQTFKLPNPFLVMATQNPVEQEGTYQLPEAQVDRFLLKVIIDYPTIEEEKLIIRENIQGGLPTVTPVTTAEEILKARSIVNEVYIDEKIEQYIADIVFATRYPERYGLGDLKDMITFGGSPRASISLAKAARAYAFIKHRGYVIPEDVRAVAHDVLRHRIGLSYEAEASEITSEEIVSRIINKVEVP; this is encoded by the coding sequence ATGGCAGAAGCTATTGATATCCGTGAATTGAATATCCGGATTGAACAACAGAGTCAGTTCGTTACCAACCTGGTAATGGGCATGAACAAGGTCATCGTAGGTCAGAAGCACCTCGTTGACTGTCTCCTCATCGGTCTTCTCTCTGATGGTCACATCTTGCTCGAAGGTGTGCCGGGCTTGGCGAAGACACTCGCAATCAAGACATTGTCACAGCTGGTCAGTGCAGACTATAGCCGCATACAGTTTACACCCGATTTGTTGCCTGCCGACGTGGTGGGAACGCAGATCTATTCGCAGAAAGACGAAGCCTTCCATGTAAAGCGTGGTCCGGTGTTCGCCAATTTCGTTTTGGCAGATGAAATCAACCGTGCGCCTGCCAAGGTGCAGAGTGCCTTGCTCGAGGCGATGCAGGAACATCAGGTTACCATCGGCGAGCAGACATTCAAATTGCCTAATCCATTCCTGGTGATGGCTACCCAGAACCCGGTGGAGCAGGAGGGAACCTATCAGTTGCCAGAGGCGCAGGTAGACCGTTTCCTTCTCAAGGTCATCATCGACTATCCTACCATCGAGGAAGAGAAGCTCATCATCCGTGAGAATATCCAGGGCGGTCTGCCAACCGTTACTCCTGTAACCACAGCAGAGGAAATCCTGAAGGCACGCAGCATCGTGAACGAGGTTTATATCGACGAGAAGATAGAGCAGTATATTGCCGACATCGTCTTCGCCACCCGTTATCCTGAGCGTTACGGCTTGGGCGACTTGAAGGATATGATTACCTTCGGCGGCAGTCCTCGTGCCAGCATCTCGCTTGCCAAGGCAGCCCGTGCCTACGCCTTCATCAAGCATCGCGGTTATGTGATTCCAGAAGATGTGCGTGCCGTGGCTCACGATGTGCTCCGCCACCGCATCGGTCTCTCTTACGAGGCAGAGGCGAGCGAAATCACCAGCGAGGAAATCGTTAGCCGCATCATCAACAAGGTGGAAGTGCCTTGA
- a CDS encoding DUF58 domain-containing protein, whose protein sequence is MDTQDILKKVRKIEIKTRGLSQNIFAGQYHSAFKGRGMAFAEVREYQYGDDVRDIDWNVTARFHRPFVKVFEEERELTVMLLVDVSGSLDFGTMRQMKRDLATEIAATLAFSAIQNNDKIGVIFFSDRIEKYIPPKKGRKHILYIIREMLDFHPQSQRTDIGCALEYFTRVMKRHCTAFLISDFYDQKDYQHALQIANQKHDVVGIQVYDPRGKQLPDVGLIKVMDAETGHEMYIDTSSKKLRIAHAQNWLRRQDQLRQLFAKSKVDWTSIATNEDFSKSLLTLFKQRG, encoded by the coding sequence TTGGATACACAAGATATCTTAAAGAAGGTTCGGAAGATTGAGATCAAGACTCGCGGATTGAGCCAGAATATCTTCGCAGGCCAGTATCACTCAGCCTTCAAGGGCAGGGGAATGGCCTTTGCCGAGGTGCGCGAATACCAGTATGGCGACGACGTGAGAGACATCGACTGGAACGTGACAGCCCGTTTCCATCGCCCTTTCGTCAAGGTGTTCGAAGAGGAACGAGAGCTCACCGTCATGTTGCTCGTGGATGTGAGTGGCTCGCTCGACTTCGGTACGATGCGCCAGATGAAGCGCGACTTGGCAACCGAGATAGCTGCCACCTTGGCCTTCAGTGCCATTCAGAACAACGACAAGATAGGTGTCATCTTCTTTTCCGACAGAATTGAGAAGTATATCCCGCCCAAGAAGGGAAGAAAGCATATCCTCTATATCATCCGGGAGATGCTCGACTTCCATCCTCAGAGCCAGCGCACCGACATAGGCTGCGCCTTGGAATACTTCACCCGCGTGATGAAGCGCCACTGCACCGCCTTCCTCATCAGCGACTTCTACGACCAGAAGGATTACCAGCATGCCCTGCAGATTGCCAACCAGAAGCATGATGTGGTGGGCATCCAGGTATACGACCCTCGTGGAAAGCAGTTGCCCGATGTGGGATTGATCAAGGTGATGGATGCTGAGACGGGACACGAGATGTATATCGATACCAGTTCGAAGAAGCTGAGAATAGCGCATGCCCAGAACTGGCTGCGACGCCAGGACCAGCTGCGCCAGCTCTTTGCCAAGAGTAAGGTAGACTGGACTTCGATAGCGACCAACGAGGATTTCTCCAAGTCGCTCCTGACACTGTTCAAACAAAGAGGATAA
- a CDS encoding vWA domain-containing protein: MEFASKAYFLLLLLLIPYILWYFLSRKKSEPTMRMSDTRMYQFAPKSLRVRLIHLPMVLRCIAFVLIVCAMARPQTHYSWDNKTVEGIDIMLAMDVSTSMLAEDLKPNRMEAAKDVANEFISGRPTDNIGLTIFAGEAFTQCPMTTDHASLLRLLQDTRTDIAARGLIDDGTAVGMGLANAVSRLKDSKSKSKVVILLTDGSNNMGDISPMTAAEIAKSYGIRVYTIGVGTNKVAPYPMPVAGGVQYVNIPVEIDTQTLSDIAQTTDGNFYRATNNAELKKIYRDIDKLEKSKFNVKHFAKRYEAYQPFALAALLILLVEILLRITWLRRIP; this comes from the coding sequence ATGGAATTTGCAAGTAAAGCATATTTTCTGCTGCTCCTGCTGCTGATACCTTATATATTATGGTATTTCCTGAGCAGGAAGAAGAGCGAGCCAACGATGCGCATGAGCGATACAAGAATGTATCAGTTTGCGCCCAAGAGCCTGCGCGTGCGACTCATCCATCTGCCGATGGTGCTGAGATGCATCGCCTTCGTGCTCATCGTTTGCGCCATGGCCCGTCCGCAGACGCATTATTCTTGGGACAACAAGACGGTGGAGGGCATCGATATCATGCTTGCCATGGACGTTTCTACCTCCATGCTTGCCGAGGATCTGAAGCCTAACCGCATGGAGGCGGCGAAGGATGTGGCCAACGAGTTTATCTCGGGCCGTCCTACCGACAACATCGGATTGACCATCTTTGCGGGCGAGGCGTTCACCCAGTGCCCGATGACCACCGACCACGCCAGTCTCCTGCGCCTGTTGCAGGATACAAGAACCGATATTGCCGCCCGCGGACTCATCGACGACGGTACCGCAGTGGGCATGGGTCTGGCGAATGCCGTGAGCCGACTGAAGGACTCCAAGTCGAAGAGCAAGGTGGTAATCCTGCTCACGGATGGAAGTAACAACATGGGCGACATTTCGCCGATGACTGCAGCCGAAATAGCCAAGAGCTATGGCATCCGAGTCTACACCATCGGCGTGGGCACCAACAAGGTGGCACCTTATCCGATGCCGGTGGCAGGAGGCGTGCAGTATGTCAACATCCCTGTGGAGATTGATACGCAGACGCTTAGCGACATAGCGCAGACCACCGACGGAAACTTCTACCGTGCTACCAACAATGCCGAACTGAAGAAGATTTATCGGGATATTGATAAACTGGAGAAATCGAAGTTCAATGTGAAGCATTTCGCCAAGCGCTATGAGGCGTATCAGCCTTTCGCCCTTGCCGCTCTGCTGATATTGCTGGTAGAGATTCTGCTCCGCATCACCTGGCTCCGCCGCATCCCTTAA
- a CDS encoding VWA domain-containing protein yields the protein MLRFEDPAFLWLLWVIPALVLVRLIGWRRRRAKLRKLGDPELLKQLMPHISKYRPTVKFVLMLAALALLIVMVARPQMGSKISNEKRNGIETMICLDISNSMLAEDVAPSRLDKSKMLIENLVDNFTNDKIGLIVFAGDAFVQLPITSDYVSAKMFLQNISPGLIQTQGTNIGQAISLATKSFTQQDNVGRAIIVITDGENHEEGAQEAAQMANKKGINVFILGIGNAKGAPIPMGDGSYLKDNAGNTVMTALNEQMCRQLAQAGKGQYIHVDNTSDAEKALNNELTKLQKGEMTSVIYSAYDEQFQAVGILVILLLIIEVCMMEVRNPLLRNVKFFKKTPFKKMP from the coding sequence ATGTTAAGATTTGAAGATCCCGCATTTCTCTGGCTGTTGTGGGTGATACCGGCACTGGTGCTGGTTCGCCTGATAGGTTGGAGAAGGAGAAGGGCAAAGCTCAGAAAGTTGGGTGACCCCGAGTTGCTCAAGCAGCTGATGCCCCACATATCTAAATACCGCCCCACGGTGAAGTTCGTGCTGATGCTCGCAGCCTTGGCATTGCTCATCGTGATGGTGGCACGCCCGCAGATGGGCAGCAAGATTTCTAACGAGAAGCGAAATGGCATCGAAACCATGATCTGTCTCGATATCTCCAATTCCATGCTTGCCGAAGATGTGGCTCCGTCACGTCTCGACAAGAGCAAGATGCTGATAGAGAATCTGGTTGATAACTTCACCAACGACAAGATTGGTCTCATCGTCTTCGCAGGCGATGCCTTCGTGCAGTTGCCTATCACCAGCGACTACGTTTCTGCCAAGATGTTCCTGCAGAACATTTCCCCTGGTCTCATCCAGACTCAGGGCACCAACATCGGACAGGCCATAAGCCTCGCCACCAAGAGCTTCACCCAGCAAGACAACGTGGGCAGGGCCATCATCGTGATTACCGATGGCGAAAACCACGAAGAGGGTGCACAGGAGGCTGCGCAGATGGCCAACAAGAAGGGCATCAACGTGTTTATCCTGGGTATAGGTAATGCCAAGGGAGCACCCATCCCGATGGGCGACGGCTCTTATCTGAAAGATAACGCCGGCAACACGGTGATGACTGCCCTGAACGAGCAGATGTGCCGCCAGCTGGCACAGGCTGGCAAGGGTCAGTATATCCACGTGGATAATACCAGCGATGCAGAGAAGGCGCTGAACAACGAGCTCACCAAGTTGCAGAAGGGCGAAATGACCAGTGTAATCTACAGCGCCTACGATGAGCAGTTCCAGGCTGTAGGCATCCTGGTTATCCTCCTCCTCATCATCGAGGTATGCATGATGGAAGTAAGGAATCCGTTGCTCAGGAACGTTAAGTTCTTCAAGAAAACGCCATTCAAGAAAATGCCCTGA
- a CDS encoding tetratricopeptide repeat protein: MNTIHYIIVTVAFLLAGATNAAAQTDRNLIRQGNRAFKTQKWAAAETQYRKAISKNQKNPQAIYNLGCALLMQQKDSLAMVQFGNAAQLENNLFRRSKSYHNMGVVMQNHREYAQAIEYYKMALRCNPQDNETRYNLALCKKLLKNNPQNQNNKDKKNKDKNNKDKNKNDKNKDKDKNKDKNKDDQNKNDQNKNNKDKNKDKNKNKNSNPNQQNQDKMSRDNAEQLLNAAIQQEQATKRKLQKAMSQPRRKAYDKNW; this comes from the coding sequence ATGAACACGATACATTATATCATAGTAACTGTGGCTTTCCTGTTGGCCGGTGCGACAAATGCTGCCGCACAGACCGACCGCAACTTGATTCGTCAGGGAAACAGGGCGTTCAAGACCCAGAAATGGGCAGCTGCCGAGACCCAATATCGCAAGGCTATCTCCAAGAACCAGAAGAATCCGCAGGCGATATACAACCTGGGGTGTGCCTTGCTGATGCAGCAGAAAGACTCGCTGGCGATGGTGCAGTTTGGCAATGCCGCGCAGCTGGAGAACAACCTCTTCCGCCGCTCCAAGAGCTATCACAACATGGGAGTGGTGATGCAGAACCACCGCGAGTACGCACAGGCCATCGAATACTACAAGATGGCGCTGAGATGCAATCCGCAGGACAATGAAACCCGTTATAATCTTGCCCTCTGCAAGAAACTGCTCAAGAACAACCCGCAGAATCAGAACAACAAGGACAAGAAGAACAAGGACAAGAACAATAAAGACAAGAACAAGAACGATAAGAACAAGGATAAAGACAAGAACAAGGATAAGAACAAAGACGATCAGAACAAGAACGATCAGAACAAGAATAATAAGGATAAGAATAAAGACAAGAATAAAAACAAGAATTCGAATCCGAACCAGCAGAATCAGGACAAGATGAGCCGCGACAACGCCGAACAGCTCCTCAATGCCGCGATTCAGCAGGAACAGGCCACCAAGCGAAAGCTCCAGAAGGCGATGAGCCAGCCTCGCAGAAAGGCCTACGACAAGAATTGGTAA
- a CDS encoding BatD family protein: MKKIGWYIILLLMMLGYHVHVDAQHISVSAPSHVAAGENFRVAYTINTSDVEEFRMGGVQDGLEVIAGPYTSSQSSYQMINGHTSSSSSVTITYTLYAAKNGSFTIGASHALVGGKRLSSRPVKIQVSGHAQRTNGAPNMHGQDSYDQPRMRSAGSAISGSDLFIKVSASKKRVHEQEPILLTYKVYTQVDLTQLEGKMPDLKGFHTQEVPLPQQKTFHTETVNGRPYKCVTWSQYVMYPQMTGRLEIPSITFKGIVVQQNRNVDPMEAFFNGGSGYVEVKKDIKAPGITLQVDPLPQRPANFSGGVGKFNISASLDKKEVKAGEPITLRVVVGGIGNLKLLKQPVVNFPKDFDKYDAKVTDKTRLTANGVEGNMVYDFLAVPRNQGSYTIPSVELTYYDTSKNAYKTIKTQPFKVEVEKGDGTSAESEDFASQDKDIHTIKLGKVVQHKADEMFFGSFGYWISLLMPLIAFVVLLIVFRRRAIENADIVKKRSNRAGKIATKRLRLANKLMLQGKQGEFYDEVMRALWGYMSYKLNMPAEKLNRDNIRETLGRHFVDDATIEKFTTALDECEFERYAPGDAAGNMNRTFESAMTAIMDIENAINEARKNQKKHPAGYSFVWLLLVMICFGGTSAKAVTKNNADTEYQKGNYQQAIRDYEEILKNGESAEIYFNLGNAYYRTDNITKAVLNYERAHLLSPGDDDINFNLQFARSKTIDKITPQSEMFFITWYKSLVNFTSVDNWAKTGILCIVMALLLVLLYLFGPQLMLRKIGFFGGLAFFVIFLLSNLFAFQQKQALDNRTGAIIISPSVNIKKTPAKNSTDQFVLHEGTRVDIIDKGMTDWRCIRVGDGREGWIETKAIEEI; encoded by the coding sequence ATGAAAAAAATAGGTTGGTATATCATATTGCTCCTGATGATGTTGGGCTACCATGTGCATGTAGATGCCCAGCATATCTCAGTGTCGGCTCCGTCGCACGTCGCGGCTGGAGAGAACTTCCGTGTTGCCTATACCATCAACACCAGTGATGTGGAGGAATTCCGAATGGGTGGGGTGCAGGATGGACTGGAAGTGATTGCAGGACCGTATACTTCCTCGCAGTCCAGTTACCAGATGATCAACGGGCATACCTCGTCCTCATCATCCGTAACCATCACTTACACCCTCTATGCCGCCAAGAACGGCAGCTTCACCATCGGGGCTTCGCACGCCCTGGTGGGAGGAAAACGACTGTCTTCACGCCCCGTGAAGATTCAGGTGTCGGGACATGCACAGCGCACCAACGGCGCTCCCAACATGCACGGACAGGACAGCTACGACCAACCTCGTATGCGCTCTGCCGGATCTGCCATCTCGGGCAGCGACCTCTTCATCAAGGTCTCTGCCAGCAAGAAGAGAGTTCACGAGCAGGAACCTATCCTCCTTACCTATAAGGTATATACACAGGTGGACCTCACGCAGCTGGAAGGCAAGATGCCAGACCTGAAGGGATTCCACACCCAGGAAGTGCCGCTGCCACAGCAGAAAACCTTCCACACGGAAACCGTGAATGGCCGACCATACAAGTGCGTCACCTGGAGCCAGTACGTGATGTACCCTCAGATGACGGGTAGGCTGGAGATTCCATCCATCACCTTCAAGGGCATCGTGGTTCAGCAGAACCGCAACGTAGACCCGATGGAGGCGTTCTTCAACGGCGGTTCTGGCTACGTAGAAGTAAAGAAGGATATCAAGGCACCGGGCATCACCCTGCAGGTGGATCCGCTGCCACAGCGCCCAGCCAACTTCTCTGGCGGCGTGGGCAAGTTCAATATCTCTGCTTCGCTCGATAAAAAGGAAGTGAAGGCAGGCGAACCTATCACCCTGAGAGTAGTGGTGGGCGGCATCGGCAACCTGAAACTGCTGAAGCAGCCGGTGGTCAACTTCCCTAAGGATTTCGACAAGTATGATGCCAAGGTAACCGACAAGACCCGCCTCACCGCCAACGGCGTAGAGGGCAACATGGTCTACGATTTCCTTGCCGTGCCTCGCAACCAGGGCAGCTATACCATCCCATCGGTGGAGCTCACTTATTATGATACGAGCAAGAATGCCTACAAGACTATCAAGACCCAGCCGTTCAAGGTAGAGGTGGAGAAGGGCGATGGCACATCGGCAGAGTCTGAGGATTTCGCCAGCCAGGATAAGGATATCCACACCATCAAGTTGGGCAAGGTGGTGCAGCACAAGGCCGACGAGATGTTCTTCGGCAGCTTCGGCTACTGGATCAGTCTCCTCATGCCGCTCATCGCCTTCGTGGTATTGCTCATCGTGTTCCGCCGCCGTGCCATCGAGAATGCCGACATCGTGAAGAAGCGTTCCAACAGGGCGGGCAAGATAGCCACCAAGCGTCTGCGCCTTGCCAACAAGCTGATGCTCCAGGGTAAGCAGGGCGAGTTCTACGATGAGGTGATGCGAGCACTCTGGGGCTACATGAGCTACAAGCTCAATATGCCAGCCGAGAAGCTCAACCGCGACAACATCCGTGAAACCCTGGGTCGCCACTTCGTGGATGATGCAACAATAGAGAAGTTTACCACGGCTCTGGATGAGTGCGAGTTCGAGCGTTATGCGCCAGGCGATGCCGCCGGCAACATGAACCGCACATTCGAGTCGGCTATGACAGCGATTATGGATATAGAAAATGCAATCAATGAGGCTCGCAAGAACCAGAAGAAGCATCCGGCAGGCTACTCCTTCGTATGGCTGCTTCTGGTAATGATCTGCTTCGGCGGCACCTCTGCCAAGGCGGTGACCAAGAACAATGCCGATACGGAGTACCAGAAGGGCAACTATCAGCAGGCCATCCGCGACTACGAGGAGATTCTGAAGAATGGCGAATCTGCCGAGATTTATTTCAATCTCGGCAACGCCTACTATCGCACGGACAATATCACCAAGGCGGTGCTCAACTACGAGCGTGCCCACCTCCTTTCGCCGGGCGATGACGATATCAACTTCAACCTGCAGTTTGCCCGCAGCAAGACCATCGACAAGATTACCCCGCAGAGCGAGATGTTTTTCATCACCTGGTATAAGTCGCTGGTGAATTTCACGAGCGTTGACAACTGGGCGAAGACCGGCATCCTCTGCATTGTGATGGCGCTGCTGCTGGTATTGCTCTATCTCTTCGGTCCGCAGCTCATGCTCCGCAAGATAGGTTTCTTCGGCGGACTTGCCTTCTTCGTGATATTCCTGTTGAGCAATCTCTTCGCCTTCCAGCAGAAGCAGGCGCTCGACAACAGAACCGGTGCCATCATCATTTCTCCATCGGTGAACATCAAGAAGACGCCTGCCAAGAACAGCACCGACCAGTTTGTGCTCCACGAGGGAACCCGTGTTGATATCATTGACAAGGGCATGACCGACTGGCGCTGCATCCGCGTAGGAGATGGCCGCGAAGGCTGGATAGAGACCAAGGCAATAGAGGAGATTTAA
- a CDS encoding phosphatase PAP2 family protein, with translation MDFSTIQNIDFQVLQWFNGSNNVILDQLAVVLTSGVTWIPLYVVLFIVVMRNNETMSQIALVVGSAFLCILFADGFADGIIKPLAERWRPSNDPLVKYSVQVVDNLRMKDYSFCSAHAANTMSLAVFFSLLIRSRMITITMVIWSLVNCWTRLYLGVHYPLDVLTGILLGCVVGFLVYLFYHRMYRRISPEIKYISNQYTSTGYDHDDIDMIMTVVMVVLVYVVIRALCMMTAV, from the coding sequence ATGGATTTTAGTACGATACAAAACATAGATTTTCAGGTGCTGCAGTGGTTCAACGGCAGCAACAATGTGATTCTCGACCAGTTGGCGGTGGTGCTGACATCGGGCGTTACATGGATACCACTCTATGTGGTATTGTTTATCGTCGTGATGCGCAACAACGAAACCATGTCGCAGATAGCACTCGTGGTGGGATCCGCCTTCCTCTGCATCCTCTTTGCTGACGGATTCGCCGACGGCATCATCAAGCCACTGGCTGAAAGATGGCGACCATCCAACGACCCGCTGGTGAAATACTCCGTGCAGGTGGTAGACAACCTGCGCATGAAGGACTACAGTTTCTGTTCAGCCCATGCCGCCAACACCATGTCGTTAGCCGTGTTCTTTTCGCTCCTCATCAGGAGCAGGATGATAACCATCACCATGGTCATCTGGTCACTGGTCAACTGCTGGACGCGCCTCTATCTGGGCGTCCACTATCCGCTCGATGTGCTGACGGGCATTCTCCTCGGCTGCGTGGTAGGTTTTCTGGTCTATCTCTTCTACCATCGCATGTATCGCCGCATCTCTCCGGAAATCAAGTATATCTCCAACCAGTATACCAGCACGGGCTACGACCACGACGACATCGACATGATCATGACCGTAGTGATGGTGGTATTGGTCTATGTAGTCATCCGTGCCCTCTGCATGATGACGGCAGTTTAA
- a CDS encoding S-adenosylmethionine:tRNA ribosyltransferase-isomerase has product METKHIKISDYNYELPDERIAKFPIAQRDHSKLLVYKHGEVSDDVFYHLPEYLPKGAMMVFNNTKVIQARMHFRKETGALIEVFLMEPAAPTDYELMFQTSGHCSWLCMIGNLKKWKEGSLKRDFEIKGHQLTLSATMRRGDALSAEASEMVAKGGGTNYWVDFDWDNEHVSFAEILEAVGELPIPPYLNRKTEESDKTTYQTVYSKIKGSVAAPTAGLHFTDAVLKDLDAHGIDREEVTLHVGAGTFKPVKSLEIEGHQMHTEYIVVHRRSLEKLIKHDCQVIAVGTTSVRTIESLYYMGVHLIRHPEASEEDLHVKQWDPYEQSADGNLVDGITPMQAIQAIIDYLDRNGLEALHSSTQIIIAPGYTYKIVKMLVTNFHQPQSTLLLLVSAFLHGDWKKVYDYALSHDFRFLSYGDSSLLIP; this is encoded by the coding sequence ATGGAAACAAAACATATTAAGATTAGCGATTATAATTACGAGTTACCCGATGAACGCATTGCCAAATTCCCTATCGCCCAGCGCGACCACAGCAAACTGCTGGTCTACAAGCACGGCGAGGTGAGCGACGATGTGTTCTATCATCTTCCTGAATATCTGCCTAAGGGCGCCATGATGGTGTTCAACAACACCAAGGTAATCCAGGCACGCATGCACTTCCGCAAGGAGACGGGCGCACTCATCGAGGTGTTCCTCATGGAGCCTGCCGCACCAACCGACTATGAGTTGATGTTCCAGACTTCGGGTCACTGCTCTTGGCTCTGCATGATTGGAAACCTGAAGAAGTGGAAGGAGGGCAGCCTGAAGCGTGACTTCGAAATCAAGGGTCATCAGCTTACCCTTTCTGCCACCATGCGCCGTGGCGATGCCCTCAGCGCAGAAGCATCAGAAATGGTAGCCAAGGGCGGCGGCACCAACTATTGGGTGGATTTCGACTGGGACAACGAGCACGTTTCCTTTGCCGAAATCCTCGAGGCAGTGGGCGAGTTGCCTATCCCTCCATATCTGAACCGCAAGACCGAGGAGAGCGACAAGACTACCTATCAGACTGTTTATTCAAAGATAAAGGGTAGTGTGGCAGCCCCAACAGCCGGTCTGCATTTCACCGATGCCGTGCTCAAGGATCTGGATGCCCATGGCATCGACCGTGAGGAAGTAACCCTGCACGTGGGTGCCGGCACCTTCAAGCCTGTGAAGAGTCTAGAGATTGAGGGCCATCAGATGCACACCGAGTATATCGTGGTTCACCGCCGCAGCTTGGAAAAGCTGATCAAGCACGATTGCCAGGTCATCGCCGTGGGTACCACCAGCGTGCGCACCATCGAGAGCCTTTACTACATGGGCGTGCATCTTATCAGGCACCCTGAGGCAAGCGAGGAAGATTTGCATGTTAAGCAGTGGGACCCATACGAGCAGTCGGCAGATGGCAACCTGGTGGATGGCATCACCCCGATGCAGGCCATCCAGGCGATTATCGATTACCTCGACCGCAACGGATTGGAAGCCCTTCACTCCAGCACGCAGATCATCATTGCTCCGGGCTACACCTATAAGATAGTGAAGATGCTGGTAACCAATTTCCATCAGCCACAGAGCACCCTGCTGCTTCTGGTGAGTGCCTTCCTGCATGGCGACTGGAAGAAGGTATATGATTACGCCCTCTCTCACGATTTCCGCTTCCTGAGCTACGGCGATTCATCCCTGCTCATTCCGTAA